A single region of the Capra hircus breed San Clemente chromosome X unlocalized genomic scaffold, ASM170441v1, whole genome shotgun sequence genome encodes:
- the AWAT1 gene encoding acyl-CoA wax alcohol acyltransferase 1, with amino-acid sequence MPCFKQPKHFQSLLLLHWPLSYLGIFWILQPLAIYLLFTSWWPLPALYFTWFLLDWKTPEQGGRRSAWVRNWCAWTHIRDYFPISILKTKDLSPEHNYLMGVHPHGLLTFGAFCNFCTEATGFSKIFPGITPHLATLSWFFKIPFIRDYLMAKGVCSVSQTAIDYLLSHDTGNLVGIVVGGVGEALQSVPNTTRLILQKRKGFVRMALQHGAHLVPTYTFGETEVYDQVLFHKDSFMYKFQSYFRQILGFYFCIFYGRGFHQGSTGLLPYPLPIVTVVGEPLPLPKIEKPSQEMVDKYHALYMKALTKLFDQHKTQYGCPETQKLLFL; translated from the exons ATGCCTTGTTTCAAGCAGCCTAAGCACTTCCAGAGTCTGCTACTTCTGCACTGGCCCCTGAGCTACCTTGGCATAT TTTGGATCTTGCAGCCATTGGCCATTTACCTACTGTTTACATCCTGGTGGCCACTACCAGCCCTTTACTTTACCTGGTTTCTCCTGGACTGGAAGACCCCAGAGCAAG GTGGCAGGCGATCGGCCTGGGTAAGGAACTGGTGTGCCTGGACCCACATCAGGGACTATTTTCCCATTTCC ATCCTGAAGACTAAAGATCTATCACCTGAGCACAACTATCTCATGGGAGTTCACCCCCACGGCCTCTTGACCTTTGGCGCCTTCTGTAACTTCTGCACTGAGGCCACAGGCTTCTCGAAGATCTTTCCAGGCATCACTCCCCATCTGGCCACGCTGTCCTGGTTCTTCAAGATCCCCTTTATTAGGGACTACCTCATGGCCAAAG GTGTGTGCTCCGTGAGTCAGACAGCTATTGACTACCTGCTGAGCCATGACACTGGCAACCTTGTGGGCATTGTAGTTGGAGGAGTGGGAGAGGCCCTGCAGAGTGTGCCCAACACCACCAGGCTCATCCTCCAGAAGCGCAAGGGCTTTGTGCGCATGGCACTCCAGCATGG GGCTCATCTGGTCCCCACCTACACTTTTGGAGAAACTGAGGTGTATGATCAGGTGCTGTTCCATAAGGACAGCTTTATGTACAAGTTCCAGAGCTACTTCCGCCAGATACTTGGTTTCTATTTTTGCATCTTCTATGGACGAGGCTTCCACCAAGGCTCCACTGGGCTCCTGCCGTACCCACTGCCTATCGTCACTGTGG TGGGGGAGCCTCTGCCTCTGCCCAAAATCGAAAAACCAAGCCAGGAGATGGTGGACAAATACCACGCCCTCTATATGAAGGCCCTGACCAAACTGTTTGATCAGCACAAGACCCAGTACGGCTGCCCAGAGACCCAAAAGCTGCTTTTCCTGTGA
- the P2RY4 gene encoding LOW QUALITY PROTEIN: P2Y purinoceptor 4 (The sequence of the model RefSeq protein was modified relative to this genomic sequence to represent the inferred CDS: inserted 2 bases in 1 codon; substituted 1 base at 1 genomic stop codon), with amino-acid sequence MASTEALLFTTLGTHSDPDNSEMELDCQLNEEFKFILLPVTYSVVFLLGLGLNALTIWLFLFRLRPWDATATYMFHLALSDTLYALSLPTLVYNYEAHNHWPSGTGLCQFICFLFXVLFLTCISVHHYLGICHPLRAVHWGLPHLAGLLCLAVWLVVAGCLMSNLFFVTTSPKGDTVLCHDTTRPEEFDHYVYFSLAIMGLLFGGPCLVTLVCYGLMAQRLYWPLPGATQSSSRLCSLHTIAVVLTVFAVCFVPFHITHTIYYMARLLEADFRVLSIVNLVYKVTRPLASANSCLDPVLYLLTGEEYXRQLQQLCRGSRSRPPRAASSLVLVFLPEDSRCRWTAAPQDGGCPTPRADSL; translated from the exons ATGGCCAGTACAGAGGCCTTGCTGTTCACAACCTTAGGCACCCACTCAGATCCTGACAACAGTGAGATGGAACTGGACTGCCAGCTTAATGAGGAGTTCAAGTTCATCCTGCTGCCCGTGACCTATTCAGTTGTCTTCCTGCTGGGCCTAGGCCTCAATGCCCTGACCATCTGGCTCTTCCTCTTTCGCCTCCGACCGTGGGATGCAACAGCCACCTACATGTTCCACTTAGCCCTGTCGGATACTTTGTATGCCCTATCACTGCCCACTCTAGTCTACAATTATGAGGCCCACAACCACTGGCCCTCTGGCACTGGGCTCTGCCAGTTCATCtgctttctctt tgttcttttcctcaccTGCATTAGTGTGCACCACTACCTGGGCATCTGCCACCCACTGCGGGCGGTGCACTGGGGCCTCCCACACCTTGCTGGCCTTCTCTGCCTGGCAGTTTGGTTGGTCGTAGCTGGCTGTCTCATGTCCAACTTGTTCTTTGTCACCACCAGCCCCAAGGGGGACACTGTCTTGTGCCACGACACCACTCGGCCTGAGGAATTTGACCATTATGTGTACTTCAGTTTGGCAATCATGGGGCTGCTCTTTGGTGGGCCCTGCCTGGTCACTCTTGTCTGCTATGGACTCATGGCCCAGCGCCTGTATTGGCCCTTGCCAGGGGCCACCCAGTCATCTTCCCGTCTGTGCTCTCTACATACCATTGCTGTGGTGCTGACGGTCTTTGCTGTCTGCTTTGTGCCTTTCCACATCACCCACACAATTTATTACATGGCAAGGCTGTTGGAAGCTGACTTCAGGGTGCTGAGCATCGTCAACTTGGTCTACAAAGTGACTCGGCCTCTGGCCAGTGCCAATAGCTGCCTGGATCCTGTGCTCTATTTGCTCACTGGGGAAGAGTACTGACGTCAGCTCCAGCAACTCTGCAGGGGTAGCAGGTCCCGGCCTCCCAGGGCTGCCTCCTCTCTGGTGCTGGTGTTCCTGCCTGAAGACAGCAGATGCAGGTGGACAGCCGCCCCCCAGGACGGCGGCTGCCCCACCCCTCGGGCAGATAGTTTGTAA